The DNA segment AATGTTGCATTTGCAGCACCACTTCTATTTCTGCACATATTTTGATACTAATAAGATATACAGATATACCAATAAGGTATACAGATATACCACTTGGGTATCGCATATATATTTTAGCATCTTTTTTCCTACAGCAACTAGATGTAAATGCATCCCACTTTTATATactaaaatacaaaataaatagaTTCTTATTGAAAATACAAGTAGCCATATAAATTTGTTGCCAAAAAGTAATTTCTCAAAGAATCATCATGCCAAATATATGTCTAGTGCAAGAAAtgcattttatttttttgcaattCAAATGCTATGATTCTACGATATATGAGTTCTATAAAAATATTGAAGCATTATATCAATCTCTCTTTGGAATATTTCGGCATGTTCTCCGGTTGTGTCTTTTTCTCCCGCATAGTGCACATGTAACTGTATTTCCTTCCCATCCTCCTATGCCTCTCTTCTTTTTAGGTCTTCCTAGTTTGATTTTTCCTTTTGGTGGCAGTACCACCTGCGAAGAGACATCTTCTGGAATTTGCCACGTTGTTTCATTAGGCAATAGATTTACTGGTATCTCATATGTTTTCAGCAAATAGTCTATGATGTAGTAATCCGAGCAATACTTGTATGAATCCATATGGAATTTTTGTATAACTGCCATTGCATGTGGACATGGAATATCGTCTAGCTGAAACCTCCCACAAGTGCAGTTTCTTTCATGTAGGCGCACCACATTTCTTGTTTGGCCATCAATTACTAAATGTAAGAATTCAGTTGATGGCAACACCtagtataattttaattaagaaaagTCATTAGCTATATGAAGTAATAGTATTTCTTCAATAACAATATTCAGTTGTTTAGTGAAATCACTAaggtaaaaaagtaaaaatacagtACATGCAGTGTTTTTATGATTTTGAAAATGCATACCGTCATCGTCTATGATATGATAGTATTATCTGCCAATATATTTTCATACTTTGCATCAATCTTCATAAATGATTCCACTACATCCTTCCGATTGGAGTAATTCTATTTTTGAATCAATGTTGTCATAAAATCAAGCAAATTCACAACTGGGAGGTCTCTTGCGTGCTTGTTTGCTGCATTTATTGATTCCACAATATTCGATGTCATGGTCATGGTTCTATTTGCCTTGGAATGCGCCCGGGACCATTTATCATATCCAATATCCATCATGTATGTTTTCACTCTACTATCAATAGCTTCTAACTCTGCCATATGCCGGTTGAATTCTTCAACAGTGTATGCTCTTGCTAACGCAAAATATACTTCTTTGATTTGTTTTTGGCTCTTCCTGAAGTTTGTCTTTATGTTGTTCCACAGATGGAACATACATGCACAATGAGGGACTTCTGGATAGACAATTGAAGTTGCTTTCCATATAGCAGCATGTCTGTCTGATACAATGCACATTCCCTCTCTTTGTCCATAGGTTTCTCTGAACTGCACGAAGAACCATTCCCATGATGCATTATTTTCCGAATCAACAATTACATATGCAAGGGGTAGAATTTGTCCTGTAAACCCAAAGAACAAAATATCAATTACAACACACTATATTAATTTAGCATTTCATAAAGTAGTATAGTCATAGGTAGGTGCAGGTGTGTAGCAAAACAACTATATACTCTGATGGTATACTTGTATACCATACTAGTATCATATAATATTTGcaaatattttttgtttctttaactgaatgtaattggattgtacacaaaa comes from the Nicotiana sylvestris chromosome 4, ASM39365v2, whole genome shotgun sequence genome and includes:
- the LOC138890351 gene encoding uncharacterized protein, which gives rise to MTVLPSTEFLHLVIDGQTRNVVRLHERNCTCGRFQLDDIPCPHAMAVIQKFHMDSYKYCSDYYIIDYLLKTYEIPVNLLPNETTWQIPEDVSSQLMSLLKYNKLEAIYMQLLYIIRNTNGAPDTT